The Methanosphaera cuniculi sequence AACATTTTGTGTAATAATAGGAACATTCCTAGGATCAGCACTAATAGCACAAGTTGTATTAATGTACACAGGAATAATCTAAAAAAATGAAAAAAAAAACTACTAACCTCCTCTTTTTATATACTTTACTTAAACTTCACTATCTAAAAATAAAATCTCAAAGAATATCTATTTTTTTTTAATAATTTAAAAATTAAGAAAAATATCCTATTTTTTTTATTAAAGTAAAAAACTTAATTTTTTCAAAAGACGATAATATAATTATGGAGACTAAAAGAAGTATGAGTCCAATTAAAATAAACCTATTTGACTATAAATTACACATAACAGTAATGATATGTGTTATTATTGCAGAACTTATAGGAACTTCTACAATTACCATAGGATCTATACATGTTGTTCTTTTACCACTACTTTATTCTATAAGTTTAGCTGTTTTATGTTATCTTATTAAGCCAATAAAATGGATTAGTAAAAATCAATCACACACAGCATCAGTTCTTATGATTATTTTAATAGGACCTTTAATTGCAAAACTTGCAATTTCAAGTGGACAAAATATAGAACTCATACTAAAAGCAGGACCACTACTAATACTTGAAGAACTAGGAGATCTGGGTGCTATTATATTTGGATTACCTGTAGCATTACTGCTAGGTTTTAAACGTGAGACTATTGGTATGACAAGCTCAATATGTCGTGAACCACAAATGGCAGTACTAATAAATAAATATGGCTTTGAATCAGTAGAACTAAAAGGTTTCATGGTAGTTTATCTTATTGGAACAGTCTTTGGAACAATAATTCTAAGTATTCTTACAACAGTAATAGCATCAGTTATTCCACTTCATCCACTCTCATATGCAATGGCATGTGGAATAGGAAGTGCAAGTATGAATGTTGCAGGAGTATCATCACTTGTCGCATTATATCCAGGTATGGCTGATAATTTATATGCATTTAGTGCAATAGCCAACCTTATTTCAATAGTACTAAGTATTTATGTATACATGCTAATATCACTCCCTTTAACTGAACGAATATATAACTTCCTAGAAAAAAGGAGAAAAAAAATAGAATTTCATAAAAAAAAGAGTATAAGTAAAAAAAAATAGATTAGGTGGGTAAGATAGAAGATTTCTCTTTTTTTTATATTATTTAAAAGAAAAAATTATCTAGTTTTGTGTATTTTTTTCTTTTTTCATATCTTCTATAAATCCATATAGTATTTTACGATCTTCTTGGTTTATTGATCTGGTTATAAATAGTGCTATTATATATACTACTGCTGCTATTGGTACTGTTATTATAAATGGCATATGTATCACATATATTGCTATTACCATTATTAGATTTGCTATTATTACTTGTGTTACTGGTTTTATCATACTTTTCATATGTAGTGAGTAGTCTGTTTTTGAGAGTGCATATAGTGTTAGTGATAATATTAATGCTTCTATACATACTGTTGCTATACTTGCTCCTATGTATGAGTAGAATTTAATTAGTATAACATTTAGTATTATACTTACAAATGCTCCTATTGCCACTATTTTTGTTACTGTAAATTGTCTATTTATTGCACCAAGTAGTGTTGTTGAAATATTACTTAAAAATAGGAATATTCCAGCCCATATAAGTATACTAAGTGCATTTGATCCTTGAGTATAACTTGCACCATATATAATGTAGATAATATCATGTGAAAATATTACACATCCAAGTACTATTGGCATTGCTATTATTAGCATGTATTTCATTAGTTTATGATATAAATCTGCAAGTTTTAGTTTATCTTTTGTAAATAATTCACTCATTACAGGGAAGATTGAATTTGATATGAGTGTTATCATAGCTGCAATTACAAGCAGTAATTTTTGTGATGCACTAAAGAGTCCTACTGCTACACTTCCTGACATAAATGTTAGTATGGTAAGTGCAATCCAGAAATATATTGATGTAAATACATATGATATTCCAAATGGAACACCTTTTGTTATTAATTCTTTTAAAAATGCACGTTCTAAGCATAAGCCAAGTTTTGGATAATGTTTTATTGCTATGTATACTGTGTATGTAAATGATAATATAATTGCAATAGGATATGCTAGTGATACTATAATCACATTTCCTCCATTAAATATTATTAGAAGAATTATTGCAAGAACAGATGCACTATATATTACATTACCAATGGTTTGATACTGCATTTTTTCATTACTTTGGAAAAGTGAATAGTTACATAGTGTAAGTGAGTTAAATATCATATAAACTCCGAAGATAATCATTACATCAATTCCCTCAGGTGTAAATGTATGACTAAGAAGTACAACTAGTGTATATGCTATAAATGTTACTAATGAAAATATTACACGCAAGAAAAATACTGTTCCAAAATATTTACTTGTAAGTGTTTTATCGCGTGATACTTCACGTATTGCAAATGTTGCAAGACCCATGTCTGTAAATATTTCAAATATTCCTACAAGTGATGTTGCTGATGATATTAATCCAAAGTTATATGTACCAAGATATCTTGCTGTAAAAAGTGTGAGTATGAAAGTCATTAGGTTATTAATTAGACTTGCAATTATTAGTAAGCTTGAATTTTTTATGATTCGACTTGCTACATTCATGTTAATCAGATTTTATTAGTAGTTTTTTTTTATTAACATTAATTTTAGTAAAATTTCAAAAAATGTTTAATAATATATATGTAATGTTAACTTTAATAATTGTTTTATTAATTTTTTTAAAACATATTCTAAAAAAAAAGAGTATTTGAAATAATAGCTTATGTAGCAATTAGTGACTAAGTAATAGTAATTAAAAAAAAATGTAATAATTATAACATCATCAATTGCTAGAAATTATATAGTTACAGTTATTTAGATGAAAAAAAAATGGTTTATATGTTAATTATGAATGTAACTTTTTTTTTCACTTGTTTAAAAAAAAATGAGTAATAAGAGAATTTATAATTTAAATTAATAATAAATTCTTTTTTCTAATTTTTATTCTATTTCAACAAATATATCATATGATAGATCTTTTTCAAGTTCTATTTGCTTATTTTCAATTAACACTTTAAGTGGCTGATTTAGAGGTGCAGTTTGAAGTAGTGTTATTTCAGTTTCAAGTGTTATTCCCATATCAAGTAGTTTTTTAATACGATCATTATTTCCACGGATAAATTTTATACGTCCTTTTTGGTTTGGTTGCATGTTTCCTAGTGATGTTAGTTTTTCTATTCTTTTTGGTATTTCATCAATACTATGTACTTTTGAGCATTCATAACATGATGGTATGTTTAAATCACATATTGGTATTATATTATGATCATCAGGGCATTGATTTGGATATTCAAGTAGTTGACATAGTTTTCGTTCTGCTTCATCAGATAGGGAATGTTCCATTGCACATGCTTGATCGTGTATGTCTTCCATGTCAAGTTTTAGTGTTTCATATAAAAACATTTCAATTAGTCTGTGTTTTCGTACTATTTCTTTTGCTATTTTATATCCCTTATCTGTTAATTCTACTCCTTTATACTGATAATATGTTACATAACCATCTTCTTCTAGTTTTTTTAGCATTTGTGTTACACTACTTGGTGCTATTTTAAGATCTTTTGATATTTCCGTAGTTTTTGCCATGTTATTTTTTAAGCTCTTTTTATATATGGTTTCTAAGTATTCTTCCACATTTTCACTTATTTGTTTTCCATGCATATTAGACATTTGTTTTCTCCCATTTTTTTGTATTATTTATAGTTTCATTTTTTTAGAGTTTTATATTATTTTTGTATTTATTCTTTATTTATATATTCTTCTTTAAGTTTATTTCGTAGTAGTTTCCACCCATTTACACGTGGTAGTTCTTCTGTTGTGAAGATTTTTCGTGGTATTTTATATCGTGCTAGTTTTTCTCGTGCATAATCTAGTAGTGCATCTTCATCTTTTTCATCTTCCCATACTACTGCTGCTACTGGTATTTCTCCTCTGTGTTCGTGAGGTAGGCTAAATACTGCTATTTCACTTACAAGGTCACTTTTTATTAATTCTTCTTCAACTTCTGTTGGATAAATTTTCCATCCTGACATGATTATCATATCTTTTTTACGATCTGTTATAAAAAGACGATTATCCTCATCTAAGTATCCTATATCTCCTGTTAGAAACCATCCATTTTCTGTGAATGTTTCTTGTGTTTGTTCTGGTCTCATCCAGTATCCTTGTGCTATTGATGGACCTCTAAGTGCTACTTCCCCATTTTCATTGTGTGGTAAGCTTACATTTGGATTTTGTGGATCTACTATTTTAACTTCACTAAAACATACAGGATGTCCTACACTTTCAAATCGATCTGCAAATGCATAATCTTCTGGTCTTATCATTGTTCCAGTTCCTACTACTATTGTTTCTGATGATCCATATGCATTTAGTACTGCTATTCCATATTTTTTATAGAATTTACGCCATAAGTCCTTATGTAGTGGTCCTCCTCCTGATATCATTGATTTTACTGAGTATAGTTTGTTTGCAACTTTTTTAGGATATGATAGTATTGAATGTATTACAGGTGGCATTCCTGTTGCATTTGTCACTTGATTATCATATATTATGTCTAGATATTCATCAAATGTGTAGTTGTTTTTTGTAATTGTAAGTGCACCTGCACGAAGTGATGATATTGCCCATGATATACCTACATGTGCCATTGGATATATGCAAAATAATACATTGCTATGATCCATTTTTAGTACGTCACATTCATTTTGTATTGCACTAAACCAGTTTCCCTGAGTTAACATTGCACCTTTTGGTTTTCCTGTTGTACCACTTGTATATTGAAGTTGACATAAATCATCCCATGTTGTATTTACAGCTTCAAATACTTCTGAGTTTTTATATTCATCCATTATAGGTATTATGAATTGTCTTATATCTATATCATGTAATGGTTTATCTGTAATTATAAGTTTAGCTTTTGAATCTTCAATATAGTATTTAATTTCATTTGTTGTATATATTCTATTTGTTGGTACTACTACTGCTCCTATACGCCATAATGCTAGTATGGAAAATAAGTATTCAGGTATATTTTCAAGATATATTAATACACGATCTCCTTTTTTTATATCATATTCTACTAATCGTCTTGAAATTTCTGATACTATCCCTAGTACTTCACTTGATGTATATTTTATACCTCTATCTACTGAATAATATACTGGTTTATTTAATCTACATGCATTTGCATCTAGAAATGTTGTTACATTAATCACAAATATACTACTTCCTTTTTTTTATTTATTTTTTTTTAATGGGTACTTAAAGAAATTTTTATTTTATTTTACTTTTTTCTAAAATAATCATTATAATTTAGTTATGCTTAAATTTCTAAGTAATTATAATTATAGTTTTATACAATTATTTATTATCTTTTTTTTTAGAATAATTGAAAATTTAAAAATACTTTATGAAAATAACTATCTCAAAAAAAAAAATAATTATAAAAAGAAGATTTAACTATGGAAATTAACTAAATTTAAAAAAATTAATTAAATTAAAAACGCAGAATAATGGGTAAAAACTAGAAAAAATTATAATATGATAATACAAATGAAAAAAATAGATAAATAATGTATTATTCTAAAATATCTAGCTAATTAGTCCATTAATTTAGTTAATTATATATTAAAATATAAAATAGATATAAAATGTATGGTGGAAAAAATGAAACAGAAAATATTTCTATTATTCGTATTATCCACTATATTCATATTATCAAGTACTGTAAGTGCAGCTGATAATACAAATATTACTGCATCAGCAGTATCAGATAATAGCATAAGTACAAATGATAATACAAATGTAGAAAACTTACAATATGAAACTCAAAATCTTGAAACAAAGAAAAAACAAAATAGTCAATATCAAGATAACATTATAACACAAACTAATTCTAATTCTCAAAATACAACACAAAATACTCAAGATCCTACTATTCTAGGTCACCTTGAAGATGATGAAGAAACAAATAGAACAATAAAATGGAGTGAAAATGGAAACAATTCATTCACAATTGACCATCTTGAAGATGATGAAGAAACAAACAGGACAATAAAATGGGGTAAAGAGACACAAATAACAGTAATAATACCTAATGAAACTTTTATAAACTCAACAGTCCCAATAAGTGGAGTTTTAAAAGACATTGAAGATAAAGCAATTGCATATAAAACAGTGAAAATAACAATTTCTGGAGAAGAATTTAAAGCAATTACAAATGAGAATGGAATATATAACATCATGTACACAACAACCATGGCTGGAGAACTACCAGTACATGTGGAATTTGAAGGTGATGAAGTATATAACTTATCAGAAACTGAAAGTAAATTAAATGTTATTAGAAAAATTAGCAACAATGAAAAACAAGATGTAATAATTATAATTAAACCTGTAAACATTGTTGTTGGTGAAAAAGTAACACTCCAAGCAATAGTTAAAAATGAAGAAAGAAACCTAGTAACAGGTGGAAATCTTGTATTTAAATTAAATGGAGTAACAATGAAAGATAACTTTGGTTTCACAGGTAATGGTGCAGCTTATAAAATAAATGTGGTAAATGGAATTGCACAAGTAACATTTATACCAACATCAGATATACGTGGAGCAAAAACCATTGAAGTAACCTACAGTGGTAATAAACTCTACAATAAATTAAAATCTGAAAAACAAAATGTAACTGTAGCAAAAAGAAATGCAACTTTAACATTATCATCAGAAGATATTGTTAATAATCATGAGATCATAACATTTACAGTAAAAGTAAATGATAAAACACTACAATCTCAAAATACAACAGCAATAAATGATGGATATGTACTCTTCTTTGTAAATGGAAGAACATTAAAAGATGCAGATCAAAAACCAATAAAAGTAGCTGTGGAAGATAATAAAGCATCATATTCATATCATGTTGATATAAAAGATGCAACAAACACACTACAAACTTATACAGTTACAGCAAGATATTATAATCAAAATTATAATGCTTATGCACTAGAAAATTCAAACTACTCAGGTAGTGGAATAGAATGCAAACCAAATCAATTTATTGTACTTATAGGTAATGATGAGTTTTAGAAGTATTATAAGAAAAGCTTTCTAAATTTTTATATAAACTCTTATAAGAGTGAAAAATATAATTCATATAGAAAGTTTAAATCTTGTATTTAGACTAAAAATTTAAAATTAGAAGAAAGGTAATTAAATATGAGAAAATTATTAAAAGAAAATAAATATCTATTTTTTTTAGATTTTGTTCTTTTTTAATTACTTTTTTTTAACTATGTATCATAATCTTCTTTAAAGAAGAACTTTTTTTTTAAAACAATAGTATTTTATTAAATTATAACTCTTTTTCATAGCTATACTCTTTTTTTTGTAATAGGATAATTTTAATGAAATAAAAAAAAATAGGCTTAATTTTATTGTTTTATATTAAAAATAAAATAGTTAAAAATTAGTTAAAAATTAGAAGAATTAGTATTTAATTTTATTTTTTTTTATGGAAAAATAAAATTCTTTTTTTTTAATATTTAAAATAAAAATAGGTATGAAAGAGGTTTAATTTTATCCTTTTTTACACCTATATTTTTTAGTTTTTAGTCTTTTCCTACAGGAACAAATAATTCTTTACCTGCTCCACATAGTGGACATGTCCATTCTTTTGGTAAGTCTTCAAAGAGAATTCCATCGTGCTCTTCTGGGTCATATATCCATCCACAAAGAGTACATTTATATTTTTGCACTTCCATGAAAGATACCTCCTACTTATTTGTTTTCTATTAATTAGTTGTAAAGTCTTTACTTATATACTTTTCAGTAAATTATAGGTCATTATACTATAAAATAATTCTAGAAAAATTATATGTTCATTATATAAAAAAAGTATTAAAAAAAAGGGGGGGGGTGAATAGTTATTTTTTCCCATGTTTTTTTTATAATGATCTGTA is a genomic window containing:
- a CDS encoding DUF3100 domain-containing protein, producing MSPIKINLFDYKLHITVMICVIIAELIGTSTITIGSIHVVLLPLLYSISLAVLCYLIKPIKWISKNQSHTASVLMIILIGPLIAKLAISSGQNIELILKAGPLLILEELGDLGAIIFGLPVALLLGFKRETIGMTSSICREPQMAVLINKYGFESVELKGFMVVYLIGTVFGTIILSILTTVIASVIPLHPLSYAMACGIGSASMNVAGVSSLVALYPGMADNLYAFSAIANLISIVLSIYVYMLISLPLTERIYNFLEKRRKKIEFHKKKSISKKK
- a CDS encoding flippase gives rise to the protein MNVASRIIKNSSLLIIASLINNLMTFILTLFTARYLGTYNFGLISSATSLVGIFEIFTDMGLATFAIREVSRDKTLTSKYFGTVFFLRVIFSLVTFIAYTLVVLLSHTFTPEGIDVMIIFGVYMIFNSLTLCNYSLFQSNEKMQYQTIGNVIYSASVLAIILLIIFNGGNVIIVSLAYPIAIILSFTYTVYIAIKHYPKLGLCLERAFLKELITKGVPFGISYVFTSIYFWIALTILTFMSGSVAVGLFSASQKLLLVIAAMITLISNSIFPVMSELFTKDKLKLADLYHKLMKYMLIIAMPIVLGCVIFSHDIIYIIYGASYTQGSNALSILIWAGIFLFLSNISTTLLGAINRQFTVTKIVAIGAFVSIILNVILIKFYSYIGASIATVCIEALILSLTLYALSKTDYSLHMKSMIKPVTQVIIANLIMVIAIYVIHMPFIITVPIAAVVYIIALFITRSINQEDRKILYGFIEDMKKEKNTQN
- a CDS encoding class I adenylate-forming enzyme family protein gives rise to the protein MINVTTFLDANACRLNKPVYYSVDRGIKYTSSEVLGIVSEISRRLVEYDIKKGDRVLIYLENIPEYLFSILALWRIGAVVVPTNRIYTTNEIKYYIEDSKAKLIITDKPLHDIDIRQFIIPIMDEYKNSEVFEAVNTTWDDLCQLQYTSGTTGKPKGAMLTQGNWFSAIQNECDVLKMDHSNVLFCIYPMAHVGISWAISSLRAGALTITKNNYTFDEYLDIIYDNQVTNATGMPPVIHSILSYPKKVANKLYSVKSMISGGGPLHKDLWRKFYKKYGIAVLNAYGSSETIVVGTGTMIRPEDYAFADRFESVGHPVCFSEVKIVDPQNPNVSLPHNENGEVALRGPSIAQGYWMRPEQTQETFTENGWFLTGDIGYLDEDNRLFITDRKKDMIIMSGWKIYPTEVEEELIKSDLVSEIAVFSLPHEHRGEIPVAAVVWEDEKDEDALLDYAREKLARYKIPRKIFTTEELPRVNGWKLLRNKLKEEYINKE
- a CDS encoding rubredoxin, with amino-acid sequence MEVQKYKCTLCGWIYDPEEHDGILFEDLPKEWTCPLCGAGKELFVPVGKD
- a CDS encoding metal-dependent transcriptional regulator; this translates as MSNMHGKQISENVEEYLETIYKKSLKNNMAKTTEISKDLKIAPSSVTQMLKKLEEDGYVTYYQYKGVELTDKGYKIAKEIVRKHRLIEMFLYETLKLDMEDIHDQACAMEHSLSDEAERKLCQLLEYPNQCPDDHNIIPICDLNIPSCYECSKVHSIDEIPKRIEKLTSLGNMQPNQKGRIKFIRGNNDRIKKLLDMGITLETEITLLQTAPLNQPLKVLIENKQIELEKDLSYDIFVEIE
- a CDS encoding Ig-like domain-containing protein, whose amino-acid sequence is MKQKIFLLFVLSTIFILSSTVSAADNTNITASAVSDNSISTNDNTNVENLQYETQNLETKKKQNSQYQDNIITQTNSNSQNTTQNTQDPTILGHLEDDEETNRTIKWSENGNNSFTIDHLEDDEETNRTIKWGKETQITVIIPNETFINSTVPISGVLKDIEDKAIAYKTVKITISGEEFKAITNENGIYNIMYTTTMAGELPVHVEFEGDEVYNLSETESKLNVIRKISNNEKQDVIIIIKPVNIVVGEKVTLQAIVKNEERNLVTGGNLVFKLNGVTMKDNFGFTGNGAAYKINVVNGIAQVTFIPTSDIRGAKTIEVTYSGNKLYNKLKSEKQNVTVAKRNATLTLSSEDIVNNHEIITFTVKVNDKTLQSQNTTAINDGYVLFFVNGRTLKDADQKPIKVAVEDNKASYSYHVDIKDATNTLQTYTVTARYYNQNYNAYALENSNYSGSGIECKPNQFIVLIGNDEF